In Pasteurella multocida subsp. multocida OH4807, a genomic segment contains:
- a CDS encoding hypothetical protein (COG0605 Superoxide dismutase), protein MAYTLPELGYAYDALEPHFDAMTMEIHHTKHHQAYVNNANAALENLPEFASACPGELLSKLSLVPADKFTALRNNAGGHLNHTLFWKSLKKGTTLQGALKDAIERDFGSVEAFQAEFEKAAATRFGSGWAWLVLQADGKLAVVSTANQDSPVMGKEIAGCEGYPLLGLDVWEHAYYLKFQNRRPDYIKEFWHVVNWDFVAERFEKKAQHCK, encoded by the coding sequence ATGGCTTACACTCTACCTGAATTAGGCTATGCCTACGATGCATTAGAACCCCATTTTGATGCGATGACAATGGAAATTCACCATACCAAACATCACCAAGCTTATGTAAATAATGCGAATGCCGCATTAGAAAACTTACCCGAGTTTGCAAGTGCTTGTCCCGGTGAATTACTCAGCAAATTATCGCTCGTCCCTGCGGATAAATTCACTGCGCTACGTAATAACGCAGGTGGTCACTTAAACCACACATTATTCTGGAAAAGCTTGAAAAAAGGCACAACCTTACAAGGTGCTTTAAAAGACGCTATCGAACGTGACTTTGGTTCAGTCGAAGCGTTCCAAGCTGAATTTGAAAAAGCAGCTGCAACTCGTTTCGGTTCAGGCTGGGCATGGTTAGTATTACAAGCTGATGGCAAATTAGCTGTTGTTTCAACCGCAAACCAAGATTCACCAGTCATGGGTAAAGAAATCGCAGGTTGTGAAGGCTACCCATTATTAGGCTTAGACGTTTGGGAGCATGCTTACTACTTGAAGTTCCAAAACCGTCGTCCAGATTACATTAAAGAATTTTGGCACGTTGTGAACTGGGATTTCGTTGCAGAACGCTTTGAGAAAAAAGCACAACACTGCAAATAA
- the cpdB gene encoding bifunctional 2',3'-cyclic nucleotide 2'-phosphodiesterase/3'-nucleotidase periplasmic precursor protein (COG0737 5'-nucleotidase/2',3'-cyclic phosphodiesterase and related esterases), translated as MDRRRFLQLGACSILTFTASKYASAAAQRAVSLRVIATTDVHSFLTDFDYYKDAPTDKFGFTRTASLIKQARNEVKNSVLVDNGDLIQGNPIADYQAAKGYKEGKSNPAIDALNAMQYDVGTLGNHEFNYGLEYLDDAIRQATFPIINANVVKADSGEPRYQPYFIQEKVVVDTQGQQQTIKIGYVGFVPPQVMIWDKANLDGKVLAHDIKKTAEKYVPILKEKGADIIIALAHTGPSDEPYQEGEENAAFHLADVKGLDAIIFGHAHRLFPNKEFAKSAHVDLVKGTVKGVPESMAGYWGNNISVVDLTLSQVNDKWIVTDGKAELRPIYNAETKKATVENHPEIAALLAPVHEATREFVSQPIGKADDNMYSYLALVQDDPTVQIVNQAQKAYVENVIKGIPELAGLPVLSAGAPFKAGGRKNDPTGYTEVNKGELTFRNAADLYLYPNTLVVVKVSGAELKEWLECSAGMFKQIDPSNEQPQSLLDWADFRTYNFDVIDGVTYQFDITKPARYDGDCKLINESSSRVINLAYQGKPVDPKAEFLIATNNYRAYGAKFPGTGDSHIVFAAPDENRQILANYISSESKAQGQVRPSADKNWRIAPISTKAKLDIRFETSPSEKAKQFIQEKSQYPVKLVGTDEVGFAVYQVDLTQ; from the coding sequence ATGGATAGAAGACGTTTTCTACAATTAGGTGCTTGCAGTATCTTAACATTTACTGCCTCTAAATATGCGTCTGCCGCTGCACAACGTGCCGTTTCACTGCGTGTGATCGCAACAACAGACGTACACAGTTTCTTAACCGATTTCGATTACTATAAAGATGCTCCTACGGATAAATTCGGTTTTACACGTACCGCATCTTTGATCAAACAAGCCCGCAACGAAGTAAAAAACAGTGTCTTAGTCGATAATGGTGACTTAATCCAGGGCAACCCAATTGCAGACTATCAAGCTGCAAAAGGCTACAAAGAAGGTAAATCCAACCCCGCTATTGATGCGCTCAATGCGATGCAATATGATGTTGGAACATTAGGAAACCATGAGTTTAACTATGGATTAGAATATCTTGATGATGCTATCCGTCAAGCGACTTTCCCAATTATCAATGCCAATGTCGTTAAAGCTGATTCAGGTGAACCACGCTACCAACCTTATTTCATCCAAGAAAAAGTCGTTGTGGATACCCAAGGTCAACAACAAACCATTAAAATTGGTTATGTGGGTTTTGTTCCACCACAAGTTATGATTTGGGATAAAGCTAACCTTGACGGTAAAGTCCTAGCCCATGACATTAAAAAAACTGCTGAAAAATACGTTCCAATTTTAAAAGAAAAAGGCGCAGATATTATCATCGCCTTAGCACATACTGGACCATCTGATGAACCCTATCAAGAAGGTGAAGAAAATGCTGCCTTCCACCTTGCTGATGTCAAAGGCTTAGATGCTATTATCTTTGGCCATGCTCACCGTCTCTTCCCGAATAAAGAATTTGCCAAATCGGCTCATGTTGATCTCGTCAAAGGAACAGTAAAAGGTGTTCCAGAAAGTATGGCGGGATACTGGGGAAACAATATTAGTGTCGTCGACTTAACCCTCTCGCAAGTGAATGATAAATGGATCGTCACCGATGGCAAAGCAGAACTGCGCCCAATCTATAATGCGGAAACAAAAAAAGCCACCGTTGAAAACCATCCAGAAATCGCTGCACTTCTTGCACCAGTTCATGAAGCAACACGTGAATTTGTTTCACAGCCAATTGGTAAAGCAGATGATAACATGTATAGCTATTTAGCCTTAGTTCAAGATGACCCAACAGTACAAATTGTTAACCAAGCACAAAAAGCTTATGTTGAAAATGTCATCAAAGGGATCCCTGAACTCGCAGGATTGCCTGTATTGAGTGCGGGTGCGCCATTTAAAGCAGGTGGACGTAAAAATGATCCAACTGGCTATACAGAGGTCAATAAAGGTGAGCTCACTTTCCGTAATGCGGCAGACTTATACCTCTATCCAAATACATTAGTCGTAGTCAAAGTCAGCGGTGCCGAATTAAAAGAATGGTTAGAATGTAGCGCAGGTATGTTCAAACAAATTGATCCAAGCAATGAACAACCACAAAGCTTACTCGATTGGGCTGACTTCCGTACTTACAATTTTGATGTCATCGATGGCGTAACCTATCAATTTGATATCACGAAACCAGCACGTTACGACGGTGACTGCAAGTTAATTAATGAAAGCAGCTCACGCGTGATCAATTTAGCTTATCAAGGCAAACCTGTGGATCCGAAAGCTGAATTTCTGATTGCAACCAATAACTATCGTGCTTATGGCGCAAAATTCCCTGGAACTGGGGACAGTCATATTGTCTTTGCTGCACCGGATGAAAACCGCCAAATTCTCGCGAATTACATTTCATCCGAGAGTAAAGCACAAGGTCAAGTTCGCCCAAGCGCGGATAAAAATTGGCGTATTGCCCCGATCAGCACTAAGGCCAAATTAGATATCCGTTTTGAAACCTCGCCAAGTGAAAAAGCAAAACAATTCATTCAAGAGAAATCACAATATCCAGTGAAACTCGTAGGAACTGATGAAGTTGGATTTGCAGTTTATCAAGTGGATTTAACTCAATAA
- a CDS encoding OmpA/MotB domain-containing protein (COG2885 Outer membrane protein and related peptidoglycan-associated (lipo)proteins), with protein MKNMMKLALISLGVLSLSACSQLRDVEHQWCGPESVKQEEVNLSADALFKFGKSNLHELLPSGKAELDQLVHKLHSQYLKLDSIYLIGHTDRLGSDKFNYELGLRRANTVKAYLEHSKVNAPISVESAGESMPVTKDCVGNKATPALTACLQPDRRVVIKIHGVSTK; from the coding sequence ATGAAGAATATGATGAAATTGGCGTTGATTTCGTTAGGGGTATTGAGTTTGTCGGCGTGTTCGCAACTACGAGATGTGGAGCATCAATGGTGTGGACCGGAGTCGGTGAAACAGGAAGAGGTAAACTTATCTGCGGATGCGTTGTTTAAGTTTGGGAAATCGAATTTACATGAGTTATTACCGTCAGGTAAGGCGGAGTTAGACCAGTTAGTGCATAAGCTACATAGCCAGTATTTGAAGCTTGATAGTATTTACTTGATAGGGCATACGGACCGTTTGGGTAGTGATAAGTTTAACTATGAGTTAGGTTTACGTCGAGCGAATACGGTGAAGGCGTATTTAGAGCACTCGAAAGTGAATGCGCCGATTTCGGTGGAAAGTGCGGGTGAGTCGATGCCGGTAACGAAGGATTGTGTGGGGAATAAGGCGACTCCTGCGTTGACGGCGTGTTTACAGCCAGACAGACGAGTGGTGATTAAGATACACGGAGTGAGCACGAAGTAA
- a CDS encoding autotransporter protein YapE (COG3468 Type V secretory pathway, adhesin AidA) translates to MHKALSSELAVNLDNQAVWNLKSKGDVTTSTVNSLTLSNQSILDAGKYLTAADRANYTLKLSSDGTKTDGALINGGIITMDNGSHNDVLTLEGSYVAKTGATLRINTLWNTPGDENGINSESDLFDIKGSAKGKTQVFSRTANTHQHDLIDGTIGSIAKDLNTNSAPIIRIHDPDNSDHHAFVGIAKTTGAGQLQLKEVDKVEKTGGKVREYVWTLTVANTDQPILEETIPSYAQMPLVNLEQGYSTLSTLHSRRGENQVYGWDYCGSCGNDVTGQSWGRVSGSHLHVQGKTRLGYDAEMYSAQVGYDFAVQRTESKGHHVTGVYAAYTRANADFFDDLRAENALVLADKYVGKGKATGWGLGLSHTRYAANGSYVDLGGQVTFLSNKYTSRDLLEAKNKGVSYLVSAEVGRPFALGKHEKNQAGWLLEPQAQLSYQYLDMKSFNDGEREVEPGDMHGLRGRVGARLAYNQPAGYENLRTKTFYVTANLLHDFNRAKAVKIGEDKVRDKYEKTWWDIGLGIQHPVGQNAYVYLDVNYEGNFTGERRREGYRGAIGLKYNW, encoded by the coding sequence ATGCATAAGGCGCTTTCTTCTGAATTAGCTGTGAACTTGGATAATCAAGCGGTTTGGAATTTGAAGAGCAAAGGGGATGTGACCACATCAACCGTTAATAGCTTAACTTTATCTAACCAATCTATTTTAGATGCTGGTAAATATCTGACTGCAGCAGACAGAGCAAACTATACGTTGAAACTTAGCAGCGACGGTACAAAAACAGATGGTGCTTTAATCAATGGTGGTATTATCACCATGGATAATGGCTCACATAATGATGTGTTAACCTTAGAAGGTAGTTATGTGGCAAAAACAGGTGCAACCTTGAGAATCAATACGTTATGGAATACGCCAGGGGATGAAAACGGCATCAATTCTGAATCCGATTTATTTGACATCAAAGGTTCAGCTAAAGGTAAAACACAGGTGTTCTCAAGAACCGCTAATACTCATCAACATGATTTGATCGACGGTACTATTGGTAGTATTGCGAAAGATTTGAATACTAATAGTGCACCGATTATCCGCATTCATGATCCAGATAACAGCGATCATCACGCCTTTGTGGGTATAGCGAAAACAACAGGTGCGGGTCAATTGCAACTGAAAGAAGTGGATAAAGTGGAAAAAACAGGCGGCAAAGTACGTGAATATGTATGGACCTTAACAGTTGCGAATACTGATCAGCCAATTTTAGAGGAAACTATTCCAAGCTATGCTCAAATGCCATTAGTAAACTTAGAGCAAGGTTATTCTACCCTCAGCACATTACATAGCCGCCGCGGTGAAAATCAAGTATATGGCTGGGACTACTGTGGTAGTTGCGGTAATGATGTCACAGGTCAAAGCTGGGGACGCGTATCAGGTTCACACTTACATGTTCAAGGTAAAACGCGTTTAGGTTATGACGCAGAGATGTACAGTGCCCAAGTGGGTTATGACTTTGCGGTACAAAGAACGGAATCGAAGGGTCACCATGTGACAGGGGTATACGCGGCATATACACGAGCGAACGCAGACTTCTTTGATGATTTACGAGCGGAGAATGCGTTAGTTTTAGCCGATAAGTATGTAGGTAAAGGAAAAGCGACAGGTTGGGGATTAGGATTGAGCCATACACGTTATGCGGCGAATGGCAGTTATGTAGACTTAGGAGGTCAAGTGACGTTCTTGAGTAATAAATACACATCCCGAGATTTGTTAGAAGCGAAGAACAAAGGGGTAAGTTACTTAGTTTCAGCGGAAGTGGGTCGTCCATTTGCATTAGGTAAACACGAGAAGAACCAAGCGGGTTGGTTACTTGAGCCACAAGCACAATTAAGCTATCAATATTTAGATATGAAGAGCTTTAATGATGGAGAGCGTGAAGTTGAGCCGGGAGATATGCATGGTTTACGTGGTCGCGTAGGTGCGAGATTGGCGTATAACCAACCAGCAGGTTATGAAAACTTACGTACGAAGACATTCTATGTGACAGCGAACTTATTGCATGACTTTAATCGAGCGAAAGCGGTGAAAATTGGAGAAGACAAAGTTCGAGATAAATATGAGAAGACGTGGTGGGATATTGGTTTAGGTATTCAACATCCGGTGGGTCAAAATGCGTATGTTTATTTAGATGTGAACTATGAGGGTAACTTTACGGGAGAAAGAAGACGTGAGGGTTACCGTGGTGCGATTGGTTTGAAATATAACTGGTAA
- a CDS encoding isoprenylcysteine carboxyl methyltransferase (COG2020 Putative protein-S-isoprenylcysteine methyltransferase), whose amino-acid sequence MRLTLPPPVLFLGCALAMWFVPPFYVFPRYWIMILLLWGASAGIALMSLWQFMQANTTVSPFSPEKSTVLVTNGVYRISRNPMYLSLALLLLAWALWLGSLSAVIFFMLFILLMTEMQIKREELALEKLFGETYVAYKQQVRRWL is encoded by the coding sequence ATGCGATTGACACTTCCCCCTCCCGTTCTCTTCCTTGGTTGTGCGCTAGCAATGTGGTTCGTGCCGCCATTTTATGTGTTTCCTCGTTATTGGATCATGATTTTGCTGTTGTGGGGGGCGAGTGCGGGCATCGCACTGATGAGTTTATGGCAATTTATGCAAGCAAACACTACAGTGAGCCCTTTTTCTCCAGAAAAAAGTACTGTATTAGTGACGAATGGCGTCTATCGTATCAGTCGCAATCCCATGTATTTAAGCTTAGCCTTGTTGCTCTTGGCTTGGGCGTTATGGTTAGGCAGCTTAAGTGCGGTCATCTTTTTTATGCTGTTTATTTTGTTGATGACTGAAATGCAAATTAAGCGAGAAGAATTAGCGTTAGAGAAATTATTTGGCGAGACATATGTCGCCTATAAGCAGCAAGTACGGCGTTGGTTATAA
- a CDS encoding carbamoylphosphate synthase large subunit (COG0027 Formate-dependent phosphoribosylglycinamide formyltransferase (GAR transformylase)), translating into MNYIVISPYYPANFQTFPIKMHELGINVLGIGQEPYEQLPENLRASLTEYFRVNNLEDIDEVKRAVAFLFYKHGPIDRIESQNEYWLNNDVLLREQFNVFGLKSANLLKTKRKSEMKKIFQSIPVPVVEGALIRTPDELARAVKKLGLPLIAKPDIGVGAGGTFKLASKQDVSDFKQQWQGQDYFLEPFVEGDIITYDGLLDQQGNILFETSLVYTVSPMELFKRTHDIGYYVVKHADEKLKKYGRAITQAFGMKERFFHLEFFRLPNDEYVVIEYNNRPPGSYILDIYNMAYQIDLYKEYGKAVLGDHEKVAVFDETVCVAQSRRYDIAYRYSDAELYQRYGQYIIAKLETPRAFADLQGDVVYIVKADTQALADEVMRAIYLRA; encoded by the coding sequence ATGAATTACATTGTGATTTCACCTTACTATCCTGCTAACTTCCAAACCTTTCCAATTAAAATGCATGAGTTAGGTATCAATGTATTAGGGATAGGACAAGAGCCTTATGAGCAGTTACCTGAGAATTTACGTGCATCGTTAACGGAATATTTCAGAGTTAATAATTTGGAAGATATTGATGAAGTCAAACGAGCAGTTGCCTTTTTATTTTATAAACATGGTCCGATTGATCGCATTGAGTCACAAAATGAATATTGGTTAAATAATGACGTCTTGCTACGTGAACAATTTAATGTCTTTGGTTTGAAATCAGCGAATTTGCTCAAAACAAAACGCAAATCTGAAATGAAAAAAATCTTTCAATCCATTCCTGTTCCTGTTGTAGAAGGCGCATTGATTCGAACACCAGACGAGTTAGCGCGTGCGGTTAAAAAATTAGGGTTACCTTTAATTGCTAAACCCGATATTGGTGTGGGGGCAGGAGGCACATTTAAATTAGCCTCGAAACAAGATGTATCTGATTTTAAACAGCAATGGCAGGGGCAAGATTATTTCTTAGAGCCATTTGTTGAGGGTGACATTATTACCTATGACGGGTTGCTTGATCAACAAGGTAACATTTTATTTGAAACCAGTTTGGTGTATACCGTTAGTCCAATGGAATTGTTTAAACGAACACATGATATTGGCTACTATGTTGTCAAACATGCGGATGAAAAATTAAAAAAATATGGTCGTGCGATTACACAGGCGTTTGGGATGAAAGAGCGCTTTTTCCATTTGGAATTTTTTAGATTACCGAATGATGAGTATGTGGTGATTGAATATAACAACCGTCCACCAGGTTCTTATATTTTGGATATCTATAATATGGCATACCAAATTGATTTATATAAAGAATATGGTAAGGCTGTGCTCGGTGATCATGAAAAAGTGGCTGTATTTGATGAAACAGTTTGTGTTGCACAATCAAGACGTTATGATATTGCCTATCGCTATTCAGATGCCGAGCTTTATCAGCGTTATGGACAATATATTATAGCAAAACTTGAAACGCCGCGTGCGTTTGCTGATTTACAAGGTGATGTTGTGTATATTGTGAAAGCCGATACGCAAGCGTTAGCGGATGAAGTCATGCGAGCGATTTATTTACGTGCTTAA
- a CDS encoding hypothetical protein (COG4947 Uncharacterized protein conserved in bacteria), giving the protein MHFEQLSHYSGHLQREMKLNRYGHAGLPILVFPSSGGTHNEYADFGMIDACQQFIHQGKVQFFTLSSVDSESWLANWKLPHDRAQMHSAYERYLLEEALPFIKHLTQFFGPMMATGCSMGGFHAVNAFLQHPDVFNKVIALSGVYDVRYFVGEYGDDPLVYRNSPSQNLWMQQDEWFLNHYRAAEIVICTGQGAWEQDGLPSFYALQHAFAEKNIPAWFDVWGQDVAHDWDWWRIQMPYFLNKLNF; this is encoded by the coding sequence ATGCATTTTGAGCAGTTAAGTCATTATAGTGGTCATCTACAGCGTGAAATGAAATTAAATCGTTATGGTCACGCAGGATTGCCGATTTTAGTGTTCCCTAGTTCAGGCGGTACACATAACGAATATGCTGATTTTGGTATGATTGATGCCTGTCAGCAATTTATTCATCAAGGTAAAGTCCAGTTTTTTACGTTATCCAGTGTTGACAGTGAAAGTTGGTTAGCTAACTGGAAATTGCCACATGATCGCGCACAAATGCACAGCGCATATGAACGATATCTGCTTGAGGAAGCGCTACCTTTTATTAAACATTTGACCCAATTTTTTGGTCCAATGATGGCAACAGGTTGTAGCATGGGCGGTTTTCATGCAGTGAATGCTTTTTTGCAACATCCTGATGTATTCAATAAAGTCATTGCGTTAAGTGGGGTATACGATGTGCGTTATTTTGTCGGGGAGTACGGGGATGATCCTTTAGTGTACCGCAATTCACCGAGTCAAAATTTGTGGATGCAACAAGACGAATGGTTTTTAAATCACTATCGTGCGGCAGAGATTGTGATTTGCACGGGGCAAGGTGCATGGGAACAAGATGGATTACCTTCATTTTATGCGTTACAACATGCTTTTGCCGAGAAAAATATTCCTGCTTGGTTTGATGTGTGGGGACAGGATGTCGCACATGATTGGGATTGGTGGCGTATTCAAATGCCTTACTTTTTAAATAAACTCAATTTTTAG
- a CDS encoding esterase superfamily protein (COG2819 Predicted hydrolase of the alpha/beta superfamily) — METQLYLPLEDHQLPVPYQSRSRRIRVLLPKDYATRLETYYPVVYMHDGQNVFYSRESFSAYSWKTIPLIKTHVELADMIIVGIDNDGANRVNEYSPWQFDPHVYAGQDNIGGEGKAYADFVVNVVMPFINQTYRTKPQKEYTAMIGSSLGGNITQFMGIEYANHIGRLGVFSSASWLTTRDFQTYFDHNALDLTQRIYIQVGTQEGDDTDSQFTTGHIKQLYIDASLRYYQTLLKKGMPIEHIKLDIIANGIHSEAQWAQHLPDCLSFLSKDW; from the coding sequence ATGGAAACGCAACTTTATTTACCGCTTGAAGACCATCAACTTCCTGTTCCTTATCAATCTCGCTCAAGACGAATCCGTGTGCTTTTGCCCAAAGATTATGCAACGCGATTAGAAACATATTATCCCGTAGTGTATATGCATGATGGGCAAAATGTGTTTTATAGTAGAGAGTCCTTTAGTGCATATTCTTGGAAAACGATTCCTCTGATCAAAACGCATGTTGAGTTAGCTGATATGATTATTGTGGGTATTGATAATGATGGTGCGAATCGTGTCAATGAATATTCTCCGTGGCAATTCGACCCTCATGTTTATGCCGGGCAAGATAACATTGGCGGAGAAGGGAAAGCCTACGCTGACTTTGTTGTGAATGTGGTAATGCCTTTTATCAACCAAACGTATCGCACGAAACCACAAAAAGAATATACAGCCATGATCGGTAGCTCATTAGGTGGTAATATTACGCAATTCATGGGGATAGAATATGCCAATCATATTGGTCGCTTAGGCGTATTTTCATCGGCAAGTTGGTTAACCACAAGGGATTTTCAGACCTATTTTGATCACAATGCGTTAGATTTAACACAGCGAATTTATATTCAAGTTGGCACGCAAGAAGGTGATGATACAGATAGTCAATTTACGACAGGTCACATAAAGCAATTGTATATTGATGCATCATTACGTTATTATCAAACTCTATTAAAAAAAGGAATGCCAATAGAACACATTAAATTAGATATTATTGCTAATGGCATTCACTCAGAAGCACAGTGGGCACAACATCTTCCAGATTGTTTATCTTTTTTAAGTAAGGATTGGTAA